One Pseudonocardia sediminis DNA window includes the following coding sequences:
- a CDS encoding TlpA family protein disulfide reductase, with protein MLAVSALLSGCANSTDGNAPSSIKEFTFTAPGGQPRIFYDPPDSRGQVRGLAGPDLFDPAKTIGLQDFRGQVVVLNIWGAWCGPCRAEMPDLQLIQEQMAPRGVTVLGIDVRDERAAARDFITSRGITYPSIFDQAGRSLLALDGFPRNTVPSTIVLDRRHRVAAVYLTAIRFSELIAVVQRVAAEQAPTGAAPAGQGPS; from the coding sequence TTGCTCGCGGTCTCGGCTCTGCTCTCGGGGTGCGCCAACTCCACCGACGGCAACGCCCCGAGCTCGATCAAGGAGTTCACCTTCACCGCGCCCGGTGGTCAGCCGCGGATCTTCTACGACCCGCCCGACTCGCGGGGACAGGTTCGCGGGCTGGCCGGGCCCGACCTGTTCGACCCGGCGAAGACGATCGGGTTGCAGGACTTCCGGGGCCAGGTCGTCGTGCTCAACATCTGGGGTGCCTGGTGCGGGCCGTGCCGGGCGGAGATGCCCGACCTGCAGCTGATCCAGGAGCAGATGGCTCCCCGCGGGGTGACGGTGCTGGGCATCGACGTGCGCGACGAGCGGGCCGCGGCCCGGGACTTCATCACCTCACGCGGGATCACCTACCCGTCGATCTTCGACCAGGCCGGGCGCTCGCTGCTCGCACTCGACGGCTTCCCCCGCAACACCGTCCCGTCGACCATCGTCCTGGACCGCCGGCACCGGGTCGCCGCGGTCTACCTCACCGCGATCCGCTTCTCCGAACTCATCGCGGTGGTACAACGGGTGGCCGCCGAACAGGCGCCCACCGGGGCTGCGCCGGCGGGTCAGGGGCCGTCGTGA
- a CDS encoding cytochrome c biogenesis CcdA family protein: MNITEIAMSGPLVVAVLLAVAAGVLSFASPCSLPLVPGYLAYLAGLAGTRTEAVPTSGGGAVDTVAPPLRERWRLAGAAALFVAGFTVVFTAGVLLVLGLTDLVFANEILLQRIGGVVTIVMGLVFLGAFPALQRDTRRIQGRAGGTLFGAPVLGAVYGLGWTPCLGPTLAGVIALASGTDVGPVAVRGLVLVLAYCAGLGLPFVLLALGAGWAVRSTGWLRRHIRGVQIAGGICLIVLGVLLLTGLWGSAIAWMRGPIAGYTLPL; the protein is encoded by the coding sequence GTGAACATCACCGAGATCGCGATGTCGGGGCCGCTGGTCGTGGCGGTGCTGCTCGCCGTGGCCGCGGGGGTCCTCTCGTTCGCCTCCCCGTGCTCGTTGCCGCTGGTACCCGGCTACCTGGCCTACCTGGCCGGTCTGGCCGGTACCCGGACCGAGGCGGTCCCCACGTCCGGGGGCGGCGCGGTGGACACGGTCGCGCCGCCGCTCCGGGAACGGTGGCGGCTGGCGGGGGCGGCGGCGCTGTTCGTCGCAGGGTTCACGGTGGTCTTCACCGCCGGGGTACTGCTGGTGCTGGGGCTGACCGACCTGGTCTTCGCCAACGAGATCCTGCTCCAGCGCATCGGCGGTGTCGTGACGATCGTGATGGGCCTGGTGTTCCTCGGCGCGTTCCCCGCCCTGCAGCGCGACACCCGCCGGATCCAGGGCAGGGCCGGGGGCACGCTGTTCGGTGCGCCCGTGCTCGGCGCGGTGTACGGACTGGGGTGGACCCCGTGCCTGGGCCCGACCCTGGCCGGGGTGATCGCGCTGGCCTCGGGTACCGATGTCGGCCCGGTCGCGGTGCGGGGTCTGGTACTGGTATTGGCCTACTGCGCCGGGCTCGGGCTGCCCTTCGTCCTGCTCGCACTCGGCGCGGGATGGGCGGTGCGATCGACCGGCTGGCTGCGCCGCCACATCCGCGGCGTGCAGATCGCCGGCGGGATCTGCCTGATCGTGCTCGGTGTCCTCCTGCTCACCGGGCTGTGGGGCAGCGCGATCGCCTGGATGCGCGGACCGATCGCCGGCTACACCCTCCCGCTGTGA
- a CDS encoding cytochrome c oxidase assembly protein codes for MSTVVKAMTPRARAWSIVGAAVLVATAVGLVLDATTPSLAVMFGFPDLGTVVDAGLPAARTVAVIAASAVVGNLLLAAVLVPGEARGPVSGIGYGGLLAARPWSLLLAAASLVVAMLVAAENVGLGVGQLVARPDILASAVAAVEPATGWFLLACAAVVVAAASGLILSWRGSVALLLVMLAGVVAPPMTAAGVSEEAHDWSGDALTLHTVAAVLWLGSTIAVVTRLPSAPAIAAVVLRRHRRIASGSLVVLVLSAVAPTLLSVRPGDLLGSGFGLIVVASLILSAALGGVLTRTRPRRSAAAPRIHRGWWIATELVLLVGAAVLGTVLSRLIAPLEDGADASRLVYLLGYELPGPAQGLELLLRWRIDLLYAPLAALAAAGYLLAVRRLRRAGQGWPLRRTVCWLAGCAVVLIATSSGIGTYATAVFSVHMTAHMLLGAVAPLLLVCGHGVTLALRVCRPGVRARLVSLRDAPPLRLAAQPVAVWVITAVSVFGLYATGLFDTIVVEHWSHPLMDAVALGAGLLLFWVLLGHSPPGPPLPPLAGIATVFAVMAVHAGFAVWMLSRSTPVGERFYAALALLFVPDLLADQRAGAIAAWVIGEAAVLAAVVVLIRRWTRHGEQSPDAGDYARLAAPERSGLTVRSADWPARRLDGADRGAVASDIAGSPPPPGAGDAPRSNR; via the coding sequence GTGAGCACCGTGGTCAAGGCGATGACGCCCCGGGCTCGGGCGTGGTCGATCGTAGGCGCGGCCGTGCTGGTCGCGACGGCCGTCGGCCTCGTCCTCGATGCGACCACCCCGAGCCTGGCGGTCATGTTCGGGTTCCCCGACCTGGGCACGGTCGTCGACGCCGGTCTGCCCGCCGCCCGCACCGTCGCGGTCATCGCCGCGTCGGCTGTGGTGGGCAACCTGCTGCTCGCCGCGGTGCTGGTCCCCGGCGAGGCCCGCGGTCCGGTCAGCGGGATCGGCTACGGCGGGCTGCTGGCGGCCCGCCCGTGGTCGCTGCTGCTGGCCGCGGCCTCGTTGGTGGTGGCGATGCTCGTCGCCGCCGAGAACGTCGGGCTCGGCGTCGGGCAGCTCGTGGCCCGCCCCGACATCCTGGCTAGCGCGGTCGCCGCCGTGGAACCGGCGACCGGCTGGTTCCTGCTGGCGTGCGCCGCGGTCGTCGTCGCCGCCGCGTCCGGGCTGATCCTGTCCTGGCGGGGTTCGGTGGCGCTGTTGTTGGTGATGCTGGCCGGGGTCGTCGCTCCGCCGATGACCGCAGCCGGGGTCTCGGAGGAGGCGCATGACTGGTCCGGGGATGCGCTGACCCTGCACACGGTGGCCGCGGTGCTCTGGCTCGGGAGCACGATCGCCGTCGTGACCCGCCTCCCGTCCGCGCCCGCGATCGCGGCGGTCGTGCTGCGCCGCCACCGGCGCATCGCCTCCGGCTCGCTGGTGGTGCTGGTGCTCTCCGCGGTCGCGCCGACGCTGTTGTCGGTGCGGCCGGGGGACCTGCTCGGTTCCGGGTTCGGCCTGATCGTCGTCGCCTCCCTGATCCTGTCCGCGGCGCTGGGGGGCGTGCTCACGCGGACCCGGCCGCGCCGTAGCGCCGCAGCGCCGCGGATCCACCGGGGGTGGTGGATCGCCACGGAGCTGGTGTTGCTGGTGGGCGCGGCGGTCCTGGGTACGGTCCTCTCGCGCTTGATCGCCCCGCTCGAGGACGGGGCTGACGCGAGCCGGTTGGTGTATCTGCTCGGCTACGAGCTGCCCGGGCCCGCACAGGGCCTGGAGCTGTTGCTGCGGTGGCGGATCGACCTGCTCTACGCGCCGCTGGCGGCACTCGCCGCCGCGGGGTACCTGCTCGCGGTGCGACGGCTGCGCCGGGCCGGGCAGGGGTGGCCGCTGCGGCGCACCGTGTGCTGGCTCGCCGGATGCGCGGTGGTGCTCATCGCGACGTCGTCGGGTATCGGCACCTACGCCACCGCGGTGTTCAGCGTCCACATGACCGCGCACATGCTGCTCGGGGCGGTCGCGCCGCTGCTGCTGGTCTGCGGGCACGGGGTGACGCTGGCGCTGCGGGTGTGCCGGCCGGGTGTGCGGGCACGGTTGGTGAGCTTGCGCGACGCGCCGCCGCTGCGCCTCGCGGCGCAGCCGGTCGCGGTGTGGGTGATCACCGCGGTCTCGGTGTTCGGGCTCTACGCCACCGGGCTGTTCGACACGATCGTGGTCGAGCACTGGTCGCACCCGCTGATGGACGCCGTTGCGCTCGGGGCGGGCCTGCTGCTGTTCTGGGTCCTGCTCGGGCACTCCCCGCCCGGCCCGCCGCTGCCCCCGCTTGCCGGCATCGCCACGGTGTTCGCCGTGATGGCGGTGCATGCCGGCTTCGCGGTCTGGATGCTGTCCCGTTCGACCCCGGTGGGGGAGCGGTTCTACGCGGCACTGGCGTTGCTGTTCGTCCCCGATCTTCTCGCCGACCAGCGGGCCGGTGCGATCGCGGCGTGGGTGATCGGCGAGGCGGCGGTGCTGGCCGCGGTGGTGGTGCTGATCCGGCGCTGGACCCGGCACGGCGAGCAGAGCCCCGACGCTGGTGACTACGCCCGGCTCGCAGCACCGGAACGGTCGGGACTGACCGTGCGCTCGGCAGACTGGCCCGCCCGACGCCTCGACGGCGCCGACCGGGGTGCGGTCGCCTCGGACATTGCGGGGTCACCACCCCCACCCGGGGCGGGAGACGCACCGCGGTCGAACCGGTGA
- a CDS encoding penicillin-binding protein: MSLSDHRVARLIATLVGLCVLAGVVFAGMAFPVAAGLGVLSNEAGDSVSSSSADLVGTDAPLTTTVTDSAGAPIAYLFDQNRTNVTNEQIAPSMKAAILAIEDRRFYDHQGVDWQGTLRAVVANSASGETVQGASTLTQQYVKNYMLYVDAQTEAERLKATEQTPARKLKEARIALQLERQLSKDEILNRYLNIVFLGNGSYGVAAASRTYFNTTPDKLTVPQAALLAGMVRSTTQFDPIQNPKTATDRRNLVIAQMRDQGMIDDAQARQAAASSLGVANPLVSVPNGCNGAGDMGFFCKYVVQYLTEAGFSLEQINRGGYTIKTTLDRNAMTQVKASLDREVPPDTPNVANVMSLVQPGQEKHRVLAMGASRTFGLNADEEETSYGLPYQPVNLGAGSVYKIFTAATALEKGLGINYNMQVPASGYASPIYVDGSGRPIPVANSGTYPPNMSMTDALATSPNTAFIKLEEFTGVPDVVDMSVRLGLKSLATTKFTDPNTGERTDRSIAEVTKAQKLASFTLGVTPTSVLELANVGATLYSQGKWCPPTPIDAITDASGKPVPITEEPCAQAVDPGLANTLVNGLSKDDISGTSANAARQVSWNRPMAGKTGTTQQNKSATFLGAIPEMAGAVVTFDNSSSPQPLCDSGGTPFACSDGNIFGGKTPAETWYGAVKPLVEGTPPSPLPASEARFLEGGAESRIPDVVGSDVDDARSELQDAGWAVTTREVDNRATAGTVVGQTPRGAALPGEQVSLQISSGTVPPPPPIPSSADAATPGGG; encoded by the coding sequence GTGTCGTTGTCGGATCATCGTGTCGCGCGCCTGATCGCCACCCTCGTCGGGCTCTGCGTCCTCGCCGGTGTGGTGTTCGCCGGCATGGCGTTCCCCGTCGCGGCCGGTCTCGGCGTCCTGTCCAACGAGGCCGGGGACAGCGTGAGCTCGAGCTCCGCGGACCTGGTCGGCACCGACGCGCCGCTGACCACGACGGTGACCGACTCGGCCGGGGCGCCGATCGCGTACCTGTTCGACCAGAACCGCACCAACGTCACCAACGAGCAGATCGCGCCGTCGATGAAGGCCGCGATCCTGGCCATCGAGGACCGCCGGTTCTACGACCACCAGGGCGTCGACTGGCAGGGCACGCTGCGCGCGGTCGTCGCGAACTCGGCGTCCGGGGAGACGGTGCAGGGCGCCTCCACGCTGACCCAGCAGTACGTCAAGAACTACATGCTCTACGTCGACGCGCAGACCGAGGCCGAGCGGCTCAAGGCCACCGAGCAGACCCCGGCGCGCAAGCTCAAGGAGGCGCGGATCGCCCTGCAGCTGGAGCGCCAGCTGAGCAAGGACGAGATCCTCAACCGCTACCTCAACATCGTCTTCCTGGGCAACGGGTCCTACGGCGTCGCGGCCGCGTCGCGCACCTACTTCAACACCACCCCGGACAAGCTGACGGTGCCGCAGGCGGCGCTGCTGGCCGGGATGGTCCGCAGCACCACCCAGTTCGACCCGATCCAGAACCCGAAGACCGCCACCGACCGGCGCAACCTCGTCATCGCGCAGATGCGCGACCAGGGCATGATCGACGACGCCCAGGCGCGGCAGGCCGCCGCGTCGTCGCTGGGCGTGGCGAACCCGCTGGTCAGCGTGCCGAACGGCTGCAACGGCGCCGGCGACATGGGCTTCTTCTGCAAGTACGTCGTGCAGTACCTGACCGAGGCCGGGTTCTCCCTGGAGCAGATCAACCGCGGCGGCTACACGATCAAGACCACGCTGGACCGCAACGCGATGACCCAGGTCAAGGCGTCGCTGGACCGCGAGGTCCCCCCGGACACCCCCAACGTCGCGAACGTGATGTCGCTGGTGCAGCCGGGCCAGGAGAAGCACCGGGTGCTCGCGATGGGCGCCAGCCGCACGTTCGGTCTGAACGCCGACGAGGAGGAGACCAGCTACGGCCTGCCGTACCAGCCGGTCAACCTCGGCGCGGGCTCGGTCTACAAGATCTTCACCGCGGCCACCGCGCTGGAGAAGGGTCTGGGCATCAACTACAACATGCAGGTCCCGGCGTCGGGCTACGCGTCGCCGATCTACGTCGACGGCAGCGGGCGCCCGATCCCGGTCGCGAACTCCGGCACCTACCCGCCCAACATGTCGATGACCGACGCGCTGGCGACGTCGCCGAACACGGCGTTCATCAAGCTCGAGGAGTTCACCGGCGTCCCGGACGTGGTGGACATGTCGGTGCGGCTGGGCCTGAAGTCGCTGGCCACGACGAAGTTCACCGACCCCAACACCGGCGAGCGCACGGACCGCTCGATCGCCGAGGTGACCAAGGCGCAGAAGCTGGCGTCGTTCACCCTGGGCGTCACGCCGACCAGCGTGCTGGAGCTGGCCAACGTGGGCGCGACGCTCTACAGCCAGGGCAAGTGGTGCCCGCCGACGCCGATCGACGCGATCACCGACGCGTCCGGCAAGCCGGTGCCGATCACCGAGGAGCCCTGCGCCCAGGCGGTCGACCCGGGCCTGGCGAACACGCTGGTCAACGGCCTGAGCAAGGACGACATCAGCGGCACCTCCGCGAATGCCGCGCGCCAGGTCAGCTGGAACAGACCCATGGCGGGGAAGACGGGGACCACCCAGCAGAACAAGTCCGCCACCTTTCTCGGTGCCATCCCGGAGATGGCCGGCGCAGTCGTCACTTTCGACAACTCCAGCTCCCCTCAACCCCTGTGCGACAGCGGGGGCACTCCCTTCGCCTGCAGCGACGGCAACATCTTCGGAGGCAAGACCCCGGCCGAGACCTGGTACGGCGCGGTGAAACCACTCGTCGAGGGCACGCCGCCATCCCCGCTACCTGCTTCTGAGGCCCGATTCCTCGAGGGCGGTGCCGAGTCCCGGATCCCGGACGTGGTCGGCTCCGACGTCGACGACGCCCGCTCCGAGCTGCAGGACGCCGGCTGGGCGGTGACCACCCGCGAGGTGGACAACCGCGCGACCGCGGGCACCGTCGTGGGGCAGACCCCGCGCGGCGCCGCGCTGCCGGGCGAGCAGGTCTCGCTCCAGATCAGCTCCGGGACCGTGCCCCCGCCCCCGCCGATACCGTCCTCTGCTGACGCAGCAACGCCGGGTGGGGGCTGA
- a CDS encoding F0F1 ATP synthase subunit B: MQPILAAETPLPVLPYASELILGITAFAILVFVLWKYGLPRFERTYKDRTDGIKGGLKRADDAQQEADRLKKKYEEQMAGLRAEGARIRDDARAEAQQIKTELREEGEHEVARIRARAEEQIAAYREQAERNLRGEVGGMSVELAERLLADSLADGSRRSATVDSFLGELGAMSSQRTGTNG; the protein is encoded by the coding sequence GTGCAACCGATTCTGGCCGCTGAGACACCGCTACCAGTTCTGCCGTATGCAAGTGAGCTGATTCTCGGCATCACCGCGTTTGCGATCTTGGTGTTCGTGCTCTGGAAGTACGGCCTGCCGCGCTTCGAACGGACCTACAAGGACCGGACCGACGGGATCAAGGGCGGCCTCAAGCGGGCGGACGACGCGCAGCAAGAGGCTGACCGGCTCAAGAAGAAGTACGAGGAGCAGATGGCCGGCCTGAGGGCTGAGGGGGCACGCATCCGCGATGACGCCCGGGCCGAAGCTCAGCAGATCAAGACCGAGCTACGTGAAGAGGGCGAGCATGAGGTCGCTCGGATCAGGGCCCGCGCCGAGGAGCAGATTGCTGCTTACCGCGAACAGGCGGAGCGAAACCTACGCGGCGAGGTAGGTGGGATGTCGGTGGAGCTGGCCGAGCGCCTACTGGCTGACTCCCTGGCAGACGGGTCTCGCCGCTCGGCGACAGTCGACTCGTTCCTGGGCGAGCTCGGAGCGATGAGCAGTCAGCGGACCGGAACCAACGGCTAG
- a CDS encoding DUF4394 domain-containing protein — MGAALVVPAATASATETEDRASHRAPSLDIVGLVSGAELVDFTSDSSRTDNRRPVTGLDGDQRLVGIDYRVQDGKLYGVGDTGGIYTVDADGSATKVRQLSVPLDGVAFGVDFNPAADALRVVSDTGQNLRQPFAMPEAATVADGKLTNPAAPPATGTVPATGVTGVAYTNNDSDTDTATTLYALDTTGDQIAIQSPANAGSLAATGKLGVDAGIDAGFDIYSTLRGDTAVDQTAFAALQVDGTTTLYRANLFTGSVARVGDLDRDVTDLAIALGH, encoded by the coding sequence ATGGGGGCCGCTCTCGTTGTTCCCGCCGCGACAGCCTCGGCGACCGAGACCGAGGACCGCGCTTCACACCGCGCACCGAGCTTGGACATCGTCGGGCTGGTCAGTGGTGCTGAACTGGTCGACTTCACTTCCGACAGCAGCCGCACCGACAACCGCCGCCCGGTGACCGGGCTCGACGGAGATCAGCGTCTGGTCGGGATCGACTACCGGGTACAGGACGGGAAGCTCTACGGCGTCGGCGATACCGGCGGCATCTACACTGTCGACGCCGACGGTTCCGCGACCAAGGTTCGCCAGCTGTCGGTCCCGCTCGACGGTGTTGCGTTCGGCGTGGACTTCAACCCTGCGGCCGACGCCCTGCGGGTCGTCAGCGATACCGGCCAGAACCTGCGTCAGCCCTTCGCCATGCCCGAGGCCGCGACGGTCGCCGACGGGAAGCTGACCAACCCGGCGGCCCCGCCAGCGACTGGGACCGTGCCCGCGACCGGCGTGACCGGCGTCGCGTACACGAACAACGACAGTGACACGGACACGGCGACCACCCTCTACGCCCTCGACACGACCGGGGACCAGATCGCAATCCAGTCCCCGGCCAACGCGGGCTCACTGGCCGCGACTGGCAAGCTCGGCGTCGACGCCGGCATCGACGCTGGGTTCGACATCTACAGCACGTTGCGCGGAGACACCGCGGTCGATCAGACAGCGTTCGCCGCACTACAGGTCGACGGGACCACCACGCTGTACCGCGCCAACCTGTTCACCGGTTCTGTCGCCAGGGTCGGTGACCTCGACCGAGACGTGACCGACCTCGCCATCGCACTCGGTCACTGA
- a CDS encoding L,D-transpeptidase codes for MRTRQASRAKAAAATIVGLVAVTGIGLADPAFAGAETETSTVAQQTHAAALTPGTPCSTAARACVDLESQRAWLIRDGKVVRGPVGIASGGAEQETPIGHSFRVYRKSKDHVSGEFKGPDGQPAKMPYSVFFADGGVAFHGGDRSRSSAGCVKLGLGDAEAWFNDLQNGDQVQVVNASQETAARQTATR; via the coding sequence GTGCGGACTAGGCAGGCTTCCCGCGCCAAGGCGGCCGCCGCCACGATCGTCGGTCTCGTCGCCGTGACCGGGATCGGCCTGGCCGACCCGGCGTTCGCCGGCGCAGAGACCGAGACCAGCACCGTGGCTCAGCAGACACACGCCGCGGCGCTGACGCCGGGCACTCCGTGTTCGACCGCCGCGCGCGCCTGCGTGGACCTGGAGTCCCAGCGTGCCTGGTTGATCCGCGACGGCAAGGTCGTACGTGGCCCGGTGGGGATCGCATCCGGCGGGGCCGAGCAGGAGACCCCGATCGGTCACTCGTTCCGCGTGTACCGCAAGAGCAAGGACCACGTCAGCGGCGAGTTCAAGGGCCCGGACGGGCAGCCGGCGAAGATGCCCTACTCCGTGTTCTTCGCCGACGGAGGAGTGGCGTTCCACGGTGGCGACCGGTCCCGCTCCTCGGCCGGATGCGTCAAGCTCGGTCTGGGCGACGCCGAGGCCTGGTTCAACGACCTCCAGAACGGCGACCAGGTCCAGGTCGTCAACGCATCGCAGGAGACTGCGGCGCGCCAGACCGCCACCCGTTAG
- a CDS encoding SulP family inorganic anion transporter has translation MSAPHNDHSRSTGSRSWFPHARADLSASLVVFLVAVPLSLGIAVASGAPILAGLVAAVVGAIVAGLLGGSPLQVSGPAAGLTVVVAEMINRFGWQVTCLITAGAGLIQIVFGLTRLARFAQAIPPSVVHGMLGGIGLTIALAQLNVVFGGQSQTAALDSLTALPGSIAGLAWPTLLVGALVIAVMLTWPKLPARARVVPGALVAVALATVVALAFPEVPRIELGGSLLDAIALPVLPEGNWAGVIGGMLTIALIASVESLLSAVAVERMKPGTRTDADRELLGQGAANTVSGLVGGLPITGVIVRSSANVRAGAQTRASAVLHGVWIAVFAILLVGVVEMIPMAGLAGLLVVVGLQLVKPADIRTARNHGELAIYVVTVLGVLMLNLLEGVALGLVLAGVLLLVKAVRSRPHFDGADGENADGPMVLRVEGSLSFLAVPRLSRQLGEIPAGRDVRIDLVTDYLDHAAYDHLQAWTERHRSTGATVEVLEPETTTRTTSNSLDGTPRFASWSHWQATGAEGRTAESPMLAGLAAYHERTAEEIRPTMSELASGQSPSAMMVTCADSRVMPHMITHSGPGDVFTVQNVGNLAGGQGTMAAVEYATGVLGVPLIAVCGHSGCGAMNGLSQGVAGQDGGLGHWLIKARGALRAWEQGHPVGVAAAADGFPRSTSSRW, from the coding sequence ATGTCGGCCCCACATAACGACCATTCCCGTTCGACCGGTTCACGTTCCTGGTTCCCGCACGCCCGGGCGGACCTGTCCGCCTCGCTCGTCGTCTTCCTCGTCGCCGTCCCGCTCTCGCTCGGCATCGCCGTCGCCTCGGGCGCCCCCATCCTCGCCGGGCTCGTCGCCGCCGTCGTCGGCGCGATCGTCGCCGGCCTCCTCGGCGGATCCCCGTTGCAGGTCAGCGGCCCGGCCGCCGGTCTCACCGTGGTGGTCGCCGAGATGATCAACCGGTTCGGCTGGCAGGTCACCTGCCTGATCACCGCCGGTGCGGGTCTCATCCAGATCGTCTTCGGCCTGACCCGGCTGGCCCGCTTCGCCCAGGCGATCCCGCCCTCGGTCGTACACGGGATGCTCGGCGGCATCGGTCTCACGATCGCCCTCGCCCAGCTCAACGTCGTCTTCGGTGGCCAGTCGCAGACCGCCGCCCTGGACAGCCTCACCGCCCTGCCCGGCAGCATCGCCGGTCTGGCCTGGCCCACCCTGCTGGTCGGCGCGCTGGTGATCGCCGTGATGCTCACGTGGCCGAAGCTGCCCGCCCGCGCCCGGGTCGTCCCCGGTGCGCTGGTCGCCGTGGCGCTCGCCACCGTCGTCGCGCTCGCCTTCCCCGAGGTCCCCCGGATCGAGCTCGGCGGCTCGCTGCTCGACGCCATCGCGCTGCCGGTGCTCCCCGAGGGCAACTGGGCCGGCGTGATCGGCGGCATGCTGACCATCGCGCTGATCGCCAGCGTGGAGAGCCTGCTCTCGGCCGTCGCCGTCGAGCGGATGAAGCCGGGTACGCGCACCGACGCCGACCGCGAGCTCCTCGGCCAGGGCGCGGCCAACACCGTGTCCGGCCTGGTCGGCGGGCTGCCGATCACCGGTGTGATCGTGCGCAGCTCGGCCAACGTCCGTGCCGGCGCGCAGACCCGCGCGTCCGCCGTGCTGCACGGCGTGTGGATCGCGGTGTTCGCGATCCTGCTCGTCGGGGTCGTCGAGATGATCCCGATGGCGGGCCTGGCCGGTCTGCTGGTCGTGGTCGGCCTGCAGCTGGTGAAGCCGGCCGACATCCGCACCGCGCGCAACCACGGCGAGCTGGCGATCTACGTCGTCACCGTCCTCGGTGTCCTGATGCTGAACCTGCTCGAGGGCGTCGCCCTGGGCCTGGTCCTGGCCGGGGTGCTGCTGCTGGTCAAGGCCGTCCGCTCGCGCCCGCACTTCGACGGCGCCGACGGCGAGAACGCCGACGGCCCGATGGTGCTGCGCGTCGAGGGCTCGCTGAGCTTCCTCGCGGTGCCGCGCCTGTCGCGCCAGCTCGGGGAGATCCCGGCCGGTCGCGACGTGCGGATCGACCTGGTCACCGACTACCTCGACCACGCCGCCTACGACCACCTGCAGGCCTGGACCGAGCGTCACCGCTCGACCGGCGCGACCGTGGAGGTCCTCGAGCCCGAGACCACCACCCGCACGACGAGCAACAGCCTCGACGGCACGCCGCGGTTCGCGTCGTGGTCGCACTGGCAGGCCACCGGCGCCGAGGGCCGCACGGCCGAGTCGCCGATGCTGGCCGGTCTCGCCGCCTACCACGAGCGGACCGCCGAGGAGATCCGTCCGACGATGTCGGAGCTGGCCTCGGGCCAGTCGCCCTCGGCGATGATGGTCACCTGCGCCGACTCCCGGGTGATGCCGCACATGATCACCCACAGCGGGCCCGGCGACGTGTTCACGGTGCAGAACGTCGGGAACCTGGCCGGCGGCCAGGGGACGATGGCCGCGGTCGAGTACGCGACCGGCGTCCTCGGCGTACCGCTGATCGCGGTCTGCGGGCACTCCGGCTGCGGGGCCATGAACGGCCTGAGCCAGGGCGTCGCCGGGCAGGACGGCGGCCTCGGTCACTGGCTGATCAAGGCCCGTGGAGCCCTCCGCGCCTGGGAGCAGGGCCACCCGGTTGGCGTCGCCGCGGCCGCGGACGGGTTCCCCCGGTCGACCAGCTCGCGATGGTGA
- a CDS encoding helix-turn-helix transcriptional regulator, translating to MSAEECALTCLDLPKAEAVRLRLVHGPVARIMDVRSVVSADPVRLRLGAALALGVELCVCDLIWACEVPRELVMQHLRSLCSRGLATSHRGGTVVAYRLTPMGRLLMAALLSSDDESGAIIVAPPAGEE from the coding sequence GTGTCGGCGGAGGAGTGCGCACTCACATGCCTGGACCTGCCGAAAGCCGAAGCGGTCCGGCTGCGGCTCGTGCACGGGCCGGTGGCGAGGATCATGGACGTCCGGTCCGTCGTCTCGGCCGATCCGGTGCGGCTACGGCTCGGAGCAGCGCTCGCGCTGGGCGTGGAGCTGTGTGTCTGCGATCTCATCTGGGCGTGCGAAGTGCCCCGAGAGCTGGTGATGCAGCATCTGCGGAGCCTGTGTTCTCGAGGTCTCGCCACATCTCACCGCGGCGGGACGGTCGTGGCGTACCGGCTCACACCGATGGGCCGGTTGTTGATGGCTGCACTCCTGAGCTCCGACGACGAGAGCGGTGCGATCATCGTCGCGCCGCCGGCCGGGGAGGAGTGA
- the fdxA gene encoding ferredoxin: MTYVIAEPCVDVMDRSCIEECPVDCIYEGARMLYIHPDECVDCGACEPVCPVEAIYYEDNLPEQWSAYTKINTEFFDSHGSPGGAARLGPTGADHPTVTALPIDPLP, from the coding sequence GTGACCTATGTGATCGCCGAACCGTGCGTCGATGTGATGGACAGGTCGTGCATCGAGGAGTGCCCGGTCGACTGCATCTACGAAGGCGCCCGGATGCTCTACATCCACCCCGACGAGTGCGTCGACTGCGGCGCCTGCGAACCGGTCTGCCCCGTCGAGGCCATCTACTACGAAGACAACCTGCCCGAGCAGTGGAGCGCTTACACCAAAATCAACACCGAGTTCTTCGACTCCCACGGCAGCCCCGGCGGCGCCGCCCGCCTCGGGCCCACCGGCGCCGACCACCCCACCGTCACCGCCCTGCCCATCGACCCGTTGCCCTAA